The DNA sequence CCATCTGCCAAATCTGCCAGGTAGACAGAAGACATTCAATGTTGTActtataatttaatttattatttaatgaTACAACTTGTTTCTAAAAACATAATCACGAAAGCTGTGCCTTTAATACAGAGGAAATATGCCAAAAGAGTTTCCACACGAGTTCTGCATTATTCCTTTCGCATCTGATATTCTAACGTACACATCTTCTTCTCGTGCAAGATACACGTGACTACCAACATTTAAAGTAGAAATAGCATCTATCTCTGTTGTATTGAAACTATTTGATTTGTAAAGAAGAGTACGCTCATGTCCGTGATGGTTCACACATATTCGAATGGAGACTCTCGGCATCGTATTGATCTTCGGTGTTATGCCTCTGCTAACGTTGATATGCACTGATGCGTAAACAAAGTAAAATCGACCTTCCGGCACTCGTACTTTGCCTTTCTTGTATTTAAGATTTTCTGCGAAGAATCCACTTGCCAGATGTTTGTCCCAATGTATAATTTGATCAAACCCTTTATCTGTAATCAAATAAGCTAGTAACAGTTTGTACAATTTCACTAATGTTTATGGTTTTTGTCGAGCTTGCCACAatggcggttcggtgtatgtgcgtgtgtacGTCCGTTcatgcatgcgtgcgtccgtccgagtTTGTCCGGGTTATAACTTATCCATGTATCAAATGATTCTTTAATAATTTGGTACATGTTTGTCTGCAAGAATCAGACTGGTAACTTGAAGGTTAAAGGttatactttgaggtcaaaggtcaaaattcgGTACTGCTttgcttgtccgggctgtaactcagtCATGGAATGAGAGATTCTCAAATACTTTgtcacaaatgtttaccataatgtgtcatgtgcaacaaacagattggtagcttaaaggtcataGTTAAACGTTATACTTAGAGGTAAAAGGTCACAACTTTGCAGTTttccttgtccgggctgtaactcagccAAGGATTGATGGTTTCTTAAATCATTTGGCACCATTGTTTGCCTCAATAAGACAGTCTGTCAGGCGTAATTAgttgaaagttcaaggtcacgtttaggggtcaaaggtcaaaagttgatgcagacagctggcgggctcgacatgtagcccgtgggcatctagtaatgaagtttttgtttgttttatgtcgAACATACTTTAACattataacattttgttaaatatttctcAAACATTTGAAAGTTAAATGAGAAATGTAAATGGTAACACCCTGTTtaagattttagatatatttcattcttgacaagaaatgaaaataatttgattaaatatattttctaaaatggcAAAATTCTTGATCTTATTccaaatatataaatacttaaatatCTCGTTCTTGTTTACCTTTGTACTTCTGGTGtcttgaaattctagaaaatgttGCAGTCAAATATCCAGATGCGGGTTTGAGACTGCTATTCCCGCACTGAAGATATGGTTGTCTCTCTAACCCTGGTTAATAATAATATGTTGATTATCAACCATGTATTTTTTgtcattgtatatattttttttttaatttgttataaattgtatATTTGAAGAATTATATGCGCTATCTATGTAAATATACCCTAAGAAGAGAAGGCTACCAAGCCAACCAAACTGATAGCACACTTGTTTTATTCAGCCTGGTCGTTAGAGGTACCGAGTTAAACCCACGAAGAATTTTCCGCCATTTTTTGAAATAGTAGGCCAGTGGTAAATATATGTGTACATGTAGTTTACGGCTACGTTATTGCTAATCGGTTACTTTAAATGCAAATAAGAAACGAACTAGTCCTTTATAAATggtaatgtaaattttgaaaaataattcagtttaagttttatTGACCcagaaataaattataattaccaAGTGACAGTCTGAGCCTTCCAACGCGCTGAACCACCTGTCAAAAAGacgaaaaaaaattgaaattaaatcctcaataaaaactaaaatttagTCAGTTTATACCAATGAGAAAACGAGAGCGCTATCGAAGTctcaaactttataaaaatactttatcCCATATGAAGTTTCTGACATATTAATTATTACAATTTCTTTTCCTTATGGAAAAGATATGATGGTCTACTACTGGGACG is a window from the Mercenaria mercenaria strain notata chromosome 7, MADL_Memer_1, whole genome shotgun sequence genome containing:
- the LOC123554726 gene encoding uncharacterized protein LOC123554726 isoform X1, which translates into the protein MTYSTVVLRGIYKGFRGLWCSKERNSSENIIRSILGGVAVLLLALTLLVGSFISFESEYSNTGYRNKYIQEFSFLCDDLSLSPDEDFETFNINKNKLKYFVQGDKYICRFHNLTEVLYKVVQRVGRLRLSLGLERQPYLQCGNSSLKPASGYLTATFSRISRHQKYKDKGFDQIIHWDKHLASGFFAENLKYKKGKVRVPEGRFYFVYASVHINVSRGITPKINTMPRVSIRICVNHHGHERTLLYKSNSFNTTEIDAISTLNVGSHVYLAREEDVYVRISDAKGIMQNSCGNSFGIFPLY
- the LOC123554726 gene encoding uncharacterized protein LOC123554726 isoform X2 — encoded protein: MTYSTVVLRGIYKGFRGLWCSKERNSSENIIRSILGGVAVLLLALTLLVGSFISFESEYSNTGYRNKYIQEFSFLCDDLSLSPDEDFETFNINKNKLKYFVQGDKYICRFHNLTEVLYKVVQRVGRLRLSLDKGFDQIIHWDKHLASGFFAENLKYKKGKVRVPEGRFYFVYASVHINVSRGITPKINTMPRVSIRICVNHHGHERTLLYKSNSFNTTEIDAISTLNVGSHVYLAREEDVYVRISDAKGIMQNSCGNSFGIFPLY